AAGATAGGGgtctgccctcacagagcttctGTTCTCCTTTGGGGAGACTGTAACCAGGTAAACATGTAAGTGAAAGAAAGCACCCCAAAGCATGTGTAGTGAAGTAGCAAAGACAAGAGAACAGGGAAAAGGAACAGGGAGTTGCTAGGGATGGGGTGATGACTGCCTCAGTTGGGAGATCAGGGGAGGCCTCTCCAAGGAGCCTGCTCTTCAGGAAAGGTCTATGGAGGGCGACCCAGATGCTCTTTCAGCACCAAGCACACAGTGGGGCTCACCAAACCATGAAGCCCAGGAGCGTGGGAAGCCCTGAAGATGGCAGGCACAGGTCCCCAGCCAGCATCTCCTCCATTTCTAGGTTTCATAGGGAAGGGGATGCTGACAGGGGTCATCGCAGGGGCTGTGTTCACCTCCCCAGCAGTGGGCAGCATCCTGGCAGCCATCAGGGCAGTGGCCCAGGCAGGCACAGGTAAGCCTAGTGTGTGGGAGGGCTGCTGTGGGGAGGGCAGGCACTGATGGGGCCCTGCTGGCTGCTCCTGCAGTGGGGACCCTCCTCATTGTGAAGAACTACACTGGGGATCGGCTCAACTTCGGCCTGGCCCGGGAGCAGGCCCAGGCTGAGGGCATCCCCGTGGAGATGGTGGTCATTGGAGATGATAGTGCTTTCACCGTCCTGaagaaggcaggcaggcgggGACTCTGCGGCACAGTGCTCATACACAAGGTGAGATTTCCCACCTGGGACGCTGGCTGGCCAGCACCCTCACCCCCAACCTTCTCATTCCAGGCAGCACCTGGACCTTTccagccaccccatcccccccaggaCCACTCCTTCCCCCGTGCTCCCTGATCCAGGAAGGCCCACCATCCCCTGAACTACCTAAGCCCAGAACCAAAGCATTCTTCCCAGACCCTTCCCTCTACTTCCCCCACACCGAGCCAGTTGCCCTGTCCTAGTGATCTGACTTCCGAATTGCCCCTAGAATGCACATGCCTCTCGGAGCCCTGCCCTTCCTGTCCCAGCCTTGGTTCGGTGCCCGTGTGCTCATGCCCAGCTGGCTGCCGCTgctcctccctgggctccccaccTGCTTCCTGCCAGGCTCCTCCAACGTGTGTGTTCCTCACATTGCCCCAAAGGTGTCTTTTGAAAATGTGCATCTGACCAGGGTTGTCCACCTGCTGAAATCCCTCTGGGGTTCCAAGAGTCAACGTAGGCTTCTTGGTCAGGCGCCCaccacactcttttttttttaattttatttattaaaaataaaaaattttatttattcattcatgagagacacagagagaaacagagaggcagagggagaagcaggctccatgcagggagcccgatgtgggactccatcccaggtctccaggatcacaccctgggctgaaggcggtgctaaaccgctgagccaccaaggctgccagCGCCCACCACATTTGTCCCtcctccctgatttttttttcaaagattttatttttatttatttatgagagttagagagagagagagagagaggcagagacacaggcagagggagaagcaggctccatgcagggagcctgacgcgggactcgatcccgggactccaggattgggccctgggccgaaggcaggcgccaaaccgctgagccacccagggatgcccctccctgatttctaaattcctttcttgtCAGCCCTCATAGGCCCCAGTAATACCAATTCACAGCAGCTCTGGGACTTTGCTGATACCTAGCCTAAGACTATGAAAATCCTTTCCCTGTCCAATCCCGCTTTGGCCTGGCTAACTTCCACAGTTCCATGAAGGGCCAGCTCTGACGTCTGTCATGTGGGGAGGCTTCCCTTCTCAGTGCTCCCATCCTGTTGTGATGTACCCCCTCCCAGTTAGTGTTGGGTTTGTGTCTGTTTCCCCAACCTCACCCTAGATTCAGAGTTTCTCCAAGATTGGGACTGTCAGtcagtcaccttttttttttttttagcacacaCTAAATGCTTGGCAAAAAGTGGGTGGGTGTGCAGGTTGGGAGAAGCTGCTGCCATGCATGTGCCATGGAGAAAACTCTAGGCTGGTCATCAGGAAACTGGCTGCCAAATAGCCAATAGTGTGACACTGGACCAGTCACCTCCCTTCTTTGGGCCCCTTTCTACATTTGCAAAGTCCCTTCTGGTTCCAACAGATTGGGGTTCTAGAAAATTCCAGGCAGGTGCCCTGTGAATACAGAGGGTGCATTGTTCTGCCCCAAATAGGGTGGGCCGGGCTGATGGGACAGAACAGTATGCCTTCTGCCCAGCTGGAAACAGCCCCGGCCCCTTCTCTCCACAAACAGCACACTGACTCCTTCCTCTGATCTGTGTGGGGACAGGTGGCTGGTGCCCTGGCTGAGGCAGGTGTGGGGCTGGAGGAAATCACAAATCGGGTGAACGTGGTTGCCAAGGCCATGGGTGAGTGCCAGCCCAGGGATTTGGAAGGGGAAGGTGGAAGGTCAAGGCTGACCTTGGGACAGACCAGGCACAGGTTCCCTGCAGGTGCATAGAAGGACTTCCTGGGTGATTCCCTGGGGGCTGAGGGAAAGTCTCCCTGGGGCCATTCCTGGGGTCCCGTAGCCTTGGGTCCCCAAGCTGTGTTTCTCCCTCACCAGTGAGGTGAAGAGTGTGGCAGCCTGGCTCAGTGAAGAGGGCTGTGGTGGGCAGGGCCCCCAAGGAATGCTGCTGCCCAGCCTGACGCCTGACACCAAGAGCAGAGCAGTCACCCTTTCCATGCCTCACTTCCCACAGGGACCCTGGGAGTGAGCTTGTCCTCCTGCAGTGTCCCTGGCTCCAGACCCACCTTTGAGCTCTCACAGGATGAAGTAGAGCTAGGCCTGGGTAAGTTTGGGGCCCCCCTTGGCCTGGCCCTGCCTGTGCTCCGATTTTCCCCGTATCTTCTACCCTGGCAGCGGTCTTCTTtgttcacctggacctggtgccatAGCgctcttagtatttttttaagctttttttttttttttccagtttatttaagtaatctgtatacccaatgtgggactcaaactcacaaccctgagatcaagagtcatatgcttttctgaccaagccagccaggtgcctcattGTATTTTTAAGTGGGCACTGGAGGACCTTCTGGCGTGGCCTGCGTGGTCTCTTTACCTGCTTTGCTGTTCATACCCAGGGCTCTGGCCACAGGGGCTCtgtgccccacctgcctccttgcCTTTGCTCACACTGTTTCTGGGCCCTCATGCCCCAGCCAAAATGCAGGCCTCCTCTCAAAAGTGGTTCAGAggccacccatctcccctcttcctccccattgTGCTTCCAGAGTGAGGAGCAGAGGCCGTGGGGCCTCACTGTGATTGCTTCTAGTTAAAGCTACTTAACTAGTTAAAAGGTCAGTAGTTAAGGCTCTGGCTGTGTCCACCACCCAGCCACAAGCTCCCAGGGAGTGAAGACTGTATCTTTTTCGTTATTCTGCCCATTGCTCCCCACACTCCTCACATCCACGGCGCCTAGCCTAGTGCCGAGCACTTTGTAAATCCTTGAGAAAAACAGGATGATTGAATCCCTCTTATGGGCCAGTGGTGACTGAGTCTATCCACAGGGATCCACGGGGAAGCTGGTGTGTGCCGCATAAAGGTAAGTGGACTCCCTGGCCTGGGCTGGTCTAAGACCAAGGCCTTCCAGCACCACTCACTCCTGGCTCTCGCTCTGCCAGATGGCAAGTGCCAACGAGATTGTGACGCTCATGCTGGACCACATGACAGCCTCCTCCAACGTGTCCCATGTGCCTGTGCAGTCCGGTGAGGGGTTGTCCCGCTGTCTCCCAGCCTTTCCTCCTACTCTGGGCAGGGCACCTAGCGAGTCTCACATGGGTGTCGTGTCTGCACACAGGTTCCTCAGTGGTGCTGATGGTCAACAACCTTGGTGGCTTGTCGTTCCTGGAAGTGGGCATCATAGCTGATGCTGCTGTCCGCACTCTGGGTGAGCCCCACACCAACCCCTGGCACGCCTTTCCCTGCAGCCTTGTGAAGCTGGACAGAAGTAGCCACGATGGGGTCTTGTGATGGCCCAGAGCAAGGACTGTGTGGGCAGATTAGCCCAAGCCAGACCATCATGGTGCCAGCTGATTGCTGCGTGCCTTGAGCctctctcctcatctgtgaagagggGACAACAGTAGTTCCTGCCTtttagggttgctgtgaggattatgTGAGATTACACAGACATATCCCACTTAGCagcagggcctggcacccagTTAGAACTCAATAAAGGAGACTTGTGATCATCTGTGTGCCCTATAGAGGGGCACCTCCAGGGAATGTGGTTGTTCGGGGCATCCTTGAGGGATGACCTGAGGGAATCTGGCCATCTCACTACTAACTTTGGGTCCTAGCTTCCAAAGTCCTTGTTTTCCTCTTACTGTTTCCTTCTCTGATGCTCTGAGGATGATCGcccatcctcccctccttccctcatgGACTCCCATGCTCTGGTATTGCAGAGGGCCGCGGGGTGAAGATCGCCCGTGCCCTGGTGGGCACCTTCATGTCAGCCCTGGAGATGCCTGGCATTTCTCTCACCCTTCTGCTGGTGGATGAGCCTCTCCTGAAACTGATTGGTGAGACCTGGAAGTTGGGGTCATCCAAGCCAGGCCTCCTTTTAGCCAGAAGGAGCCATAGGGGACTTGGAGAGACCTCATCAGGGCTGACCGTGACCTCTACAGAGACACTCTTTGTGGTTTCTCCAGCCTTCAGCTCTCACTTGAGTTGGTATTAGGATCCTCCCTAGGGACCCTCCACGATGCTTCCCTTATAAATAGTAGGCACTTGGTACTTGCTTATTGATATGGAGGGAGCCAGACACCAGGTGGGGAGTCCAGGCCCCACTTGATCCCTGACTGGCTGACCTGTGTCTCTGAGTCATCCTGCTGTCCCTAGATGCTGAAACCACAGCATCGGCCTGGCCTAATGTGGCCAAAGTCTCTGTGACTGGGCGGAAGCGGACCCGAGCAGCCCCTGCTGAGCCTCTGGAGGCCCCTGATTCCACTGCTGCAGAAGGTACCTTGCTGTTGTGGAGGGTGGCCCTGGGGCTTTGGCCCATGCCCCAAGGGTGCAGGATATGCAGGGGCTCTTGTACCCACACATCCCACACTGGTCAAGGTGGGCTGTGAAAGGGCCAAGTGGGCCTCTGTCACACTGTCCTCCATCTGCAGGTTTGCCCTTGAAGCGGGTGGTGCTTGTGATGGAGCGGGTGTGCACCACCCTCCTGGGCCTGGAGGAGCATCTGAATGCCCTGGACCGCGCTGCTGGTGACGGGGACTGTGGTACCACCCACAGCCGTGCTGCCAGAGGTTGCTGCTAGGGTCCCTCTGGGGTGGAGACAGGGGTTGGTGTAGAATATGGGTTCTGAGATTTTAGCATTTCATGAACCAGAACAATTTCAAAAGCATGGGGAGTGTCCACATGGAATGGCCAACATTTATTTTGCCAAGAGATCATTCATAGAATCTGGCATccctttcaccttttttttttttttttttttttttaagtagaaaagacTCTCCTAATGCTACAA
This is a stretch of genomic DNA from Canis aureus isolate CA01 chromosome 21, VMU_Caureus_v.1.0, whole genome shotgun sequence. It encodes these proteins:
- the TKFC gene encoding triokinase/FMN cyclase isoform X1 — translated: MNSKKLVNTVEDCADDALAGLVACNPNLQLLQGHRVALRSDLDSLKGRVALLSGGGSGHEPAHAGFIGKGMLTGVIAGAVFTSPAVGSILAAIRAVAQAGTVGTLLIVKNYTGDRLNFGLAREQAQAEGIPVEMVVIGDDSAFTVLKKAGRRGLCGTVLIHKVAGALAEAGVGLEEITNRVNVVAKAMGTLGVSLSSCSVPGSRPTFELSQDEVELGLGIHGEAGVCRIKMASANEIVTLMLDHMTASSNVSHVPVQSGSSVVLMVNNLGGLSFLEVGIIADAAVRTLEGRGVKIARALVGTFMSALEMPGISLTLLLVDEPLLKLIDAETTASAWPNVAKVSVTGRKRTRAAPAEPLEAPDSTAAEGLPLKRVVLVMERVCTTLLGLEEHLNALDRAAGDGDCGTTHSRAARAIQGWLKEGPPPASPAQLLSRLSLLLLEKMGGSSGALYGLFLTAAAQPLKAKTDLPAWSAAMDAGLEALQKYGKAAPGDRTMLDSLWAAGQELQAWKNPGANLFQVLTKAVQSAEAAAQATKNMEAGAGRASYISSAKLDQPDPGAVAAAAILRTILEVLQSQGV
- the TKFC gene encoding triokinase/FMN cyclase isoform X3, coding for MLTGVIAGAVFTSPAVGSILAAIRAVAQAGTVGTLLIVKNYTGDRLNFGLAREQAQAEGIPVEMVVIGDDSAFTVLKKAGRRGLCGTVLIHKVAGALAEAGVGLEEITNRVNVVAKAMGTLGVSLSSCSVPGSRPTFELSQDEVELGLGIHGEAGVCRIKMASANEIVTLMLDHMTASSNVSHVPVQSGSSVVLMVNNLGGLSFLEVGIIADAAVRTLEGRGVKIARALVGTFMSALEMPGISLTLLLVDEPLLKLIDAETTASAWPNVAKVSVTGRKRTRAAPAEPLEAPDSTAAEGLPLKRVVLVMERVCTTLLGLEEHLNALDRAAGDGDCGTTHSRAARAIQGWLKEGPPPASPAQLLSRLSLLLLEKMGGSSGALYGLFLTAAAQPLKAKTDLPAWSAAMDAGLEALQKYGKAAPGDRTMLDSLWAAGQELQAWKNPGANLFQVLTKAVQSAEAAAQATKNMEAGAGRASYISSAKLDQPDPGAVAAAAILRTILEVLQSQGV